The following proteins come from a genomic window of Macadamia integrifolia cultivar HAES 741 chromosome 14, SCU_Mint_v3, whole genome shotgun sequence:
- the LOC122061975 gene encoding NAC domain-containing protein 37-like, with the protein METMESCVPPGFRFHPTDEELVGYYLKKKVAAPTQKIDLDVIRDVDLYRIEPWDLQERCRIGYEERNEWYFFSHKDKKYPTGTRTNRATMAGFWKATGRDKAVYDKMKLIGMRKTLVFYKGRAPNGQKTDWIMHEYRLESEENGPPQEEGWVVCRAFKKRTNCQTRGNEGWDSSYFYDEPSGISSIVDPIDYINPRQPQNFMCKQEIEGDHLNFLGSHSFVQLPQLESPTLPLMKKPNLISMMSPENDKEDEEAGRGCNNTEKVTDWRALDKFVASQLSQEDRYGCEGISSFGEHHNSDMALLMLQSSTSEEGNKLNGLLSSNADCDIGICVFDK; encoded by the exons ATGGAGACGATGGAATCCTGTGTTCCACCGGGTTTCAGGTTTCATCCCACGGATGAAGAGCTTGTGGGTTATTATCTGAAGAAGAAGGTGGCAGCTCCCACTCAGAAGATCGAtctcgacgttattagagacgTCGATCTGTACAGAATTGAACCATGGGACCTCCAAG AGAGGTGCAGAATAGGGTATGAAGAGCGAAACGAGTGGTATTTCTTCAGCCACAAGGACAAGAAGTATCCAACAGGAACAAGGACGAATAGGGCAACCATGGCTGGGTTCTGGAAGGCAACTGGGAGAGATAAGGCTGTGTATGACAAGATGAAACTCATCGGCATGAGGAAGACTCTTGTCTTCTACAAAGGGAGAGCTCCCAATGGACAGAAAACTGACTGGATCATGCATGAATACAGGCTTGAATCCGAAGAGAATGGTCCTCCTCAG GAAGAAGGATGGGTGGTCTGCCGAGCATTCAAGAAACGAACCAACTGCCAAACAAGAGGAAATGAAGGATGGGACTCAAGTTACTTCTACGATGAACCGAGTGGGATCAGCTCCATTGTTGATCCCATAGATTACATTAATCCAAGGCAGCCCCAAAACTTCATGTGTAAGCAAGAGATAGAAGGAGaccatttgaacttcttgggTTCCCATAGTTTTGTACAGCTTCCCCAGCTTGAGAGCCCAACTCTACCTCTAATGAAGAAGCCAAATCTGATATCAATGATGTCACCTGAAAATgacaaggaagatgaagagGCTGGAAGAGGGTGCAATAACACAGAGAAAGTAACAGATTGGAGAGCCCTAGACAAGTTTGTGGCTTCCCAATTGAGTCAAGAAGATAGATATGGTTGTGAAGGGATCTCAAGCTTTGGAGAACATCATAATTCGGATATGGCCTTGCTTATGTTGCAGAGTA